The proteins below are encoded in one region of Streptomyces roseirectus:
- the egtA gene encoding ergothioneine biosynthesis glutamate--cysteine ligase EgtA, translating into MSDSVSDDGDCTDGRTAMTEAEVDALVRGICFKTGPPRTVGVEVEWLIHDLADPRGAIPPGRLRTAYEALRNVPLDSALTVEPGGQLELSSRPARSLTQCVDSVSADLATVRAALAPQGLALSGIGTEPWHTPRRYLREPRYNAMETYLDRTGPAGRAMMCASASVQVCLDAGYEEPGPLGLGRRWWLAHHLGAVLVAAFANSPLLGAEPTGWRSTRQLLWTQIGPDRAGGPDLARAPRDAWSRLVLDAPVMCVRRDSGPWDVPESLTFREWLRTGAPTRADLDYHISTLFPPVRPRGHLELRMIDAQPGEDGWIVPLAVTTALFDDPEAAERAYRAVKPLAERAHSPAPHNPLWLTAAREGLADPELHDAALTCFALALDALPRLGAAPAVLDAVSAYHDRYIRPGRCPADDLLDSLYGEEIPR; encoded by the coding sequence ATGTCCGACTCTGTGAGTGACGACGGCGACTGTACGGACGGCCGCACGGCCATGACGGAGGCCGAGGTGGACGCCCTGGTCCGGGGCATCTGCTTCAAGACCGGCCCGCCCCGGACCGTCGGCGTGGAGGTCGAGTGGCTGATCCACGACCTGGCCGACCCGCGCGGCGCGATCCCCCCAGGCCGCCTGCGGACGGCGTACGAAGCACTGCGGAACGTCCCGCTCGACTCGGCCCTGACGGTGGAACCCGGCGGCCAGCTGGAGCTCAGCTCCCGGCCCGCGAGGTCCCTCACCCAGTGCGTGGACTCGGTCTCGGCCGACCTCGCCACCGTCCGCGCGGCGCTCGCGCCCCAGGGCCTCGCCCTCAGCGGCATCGGCACCGAACCGTGGCACACCCCCCGCCGCTACCTGCGCGAACCCCGCTACAACGCGATGGAGACCTACCTCGACCGCACCGGCCCGGCGGGACGGGCGATGATGTGCGCGTCCGCGTCCGTGCAGGTCTGCCTGGACGCGGGGTACGAGGAACCGGGCCCCCTCGGGCTCGGCCGGCGCTGGTGGCTCGCGCACCACCTGGGCGCCGTCCTCGTCGCGGCGTTCGCGAACTCCCCGCTGCTCGGCGCGGAGCCCACCGGCTGGCGCTCCACCCGGCAACTGCTGTGGACGCAGATCGGCCCGGACCGCGCGGGCGGCCCCGACCTCGCCCGCGCCCCGCGCGACGCGTGGTCGCGCCTCGTCCTGGACGCCCCGGTGATGTGCGTACGCCGCGACAGCGGCCCCTGGGACGTGCCGGAGAGCCTGACCTTCCGGGAGTGGCTGCGCACCGGCGCCCCGACCCGCGCCGACCTCGACTACCACATCTCGACCCTGTTCCCGCCGGTCCGCCCGCGCGGCCACCTGGAGCTGCGGATGATCGACGCGCAGCCCGGCGAGGACGGCTGGATCGTCCCGCTCGCGGTGACGACGGCCCTGTTCGACGACCCCGAGGCCGCCGAGCGCGCCTACCGCGCGGTGAAGCCGCTCGCGGAACGCGCCCACAGCCCCGCCCCGCACAACCCCCTGTGGCTGACGGCGGCCCGCGAGGGCCTGGCCGACCCCGAACTCCACGACGCCGCCCTCACCTGCTTCGCCCTCGCCCTCGACGCCCTCCCCCGCCTCGGCGCGGCCCCCGCCGTGCTCGACGCGGTCTCCGCCTACCACGACCGCTACATCCGCCCCGGCCGCTGCCCGGCCGACGACCTGCTCGACAGCCTGTACGGCGAGGAGATTCCCCGATGA
- the egtB gene encoding ergothioneine biosynthesis protein EgtB — MTATPESATDAEGAPRAAHTEGAQRGAHTEGAPRDAPVQLPPTDPESLRARALATLTTARDRTTLLTSCVEDPDLTAQHSPLMSPLVWDLAHIGNQEELWLLRTVGGGDPMRPEIDSLYDAFEHPRSERPTLPLLPPAEARAYAAEVRGRVMDLLEKADFHGTRLTEAGFAFGMIAQHEQQHDETMLITHQLRKGPQVLTAPDPEPAALFTGPPEVLVPGGEFTMGTDTEPWALDNERPAHRREVPGFHIDTTPVTNGAYLRFMDDGGYDDPRWWHPAGWAHIRRHGIRSPQFWHGDGGQWLRRRFGVTELVPPDEPVVHVCWYEADAYARWAGRRLPTEAEWEKAARHDPATGTSRRYPWGDADPGPQHANLGQRHLRPAPAGSYPAGESPHGVRQLIGDVWEWTASDFLPYPGFQAFPYKEYSEVFYGPEHKVLRGGSFAVDPVACRGTFRNWDYPIRRQIFSGFRTARSEAV; from the coding sequence ATGACGGCCACACCCGAATCCGCCACCGACGCCGAAGGGGCACCGCGCGCCGCGCACACCGAGGGGGCACAGCGCGGCGCGCACACCGAGGGCGCACCCCGCGACGCGCCCGTCCAACTCCCGCCCACCGACCCGGAATCCCTCCGCGCGCGGGCCCTCGCCACCCTCACCACGGCCCGCGACCGCACCACCCTCCTCACCTCCTGCGTGGAGGACCCCGACCTCACCGCCCAGCACTCCCCCCTGATGTCGCCCCTGGTCTGGGACCTCGCCCACATCGGCAACCAGGAGGAGCTGTGGCTGCTGCGCACGGTCGGCGGCGGCGACCCGATGCGCCCGGAGATCGACAGCCTGTACGACGCGTTCGAGCACCCCCGCTCCGAGCGCCCGACGCTGCCCCTGCTGCCGCCCGCCGAGGCCCGCGCGTACGCGGCCGAGGTGCGCGGCCGGGTGATGGACCTGCTGGAGAAGGCCGACTTCCACGGCACCCGCCTGACCGAGGCCGGCTTCGCGTTCGGCATGATCGCGCAGCACGAACAGCAGCACGACGAGACGATGCTGATCACCCATCAGCTCCGCAAGGGCCCCCAGGTCCTGACCGCCCCCGACCCCGAGCCGGCCGCCCTGTTCACCGGCCCGCCCGAAGTCCTCGTCCCCGGCGGCGAGTTCACCATGGGCACGGACACCGAACCCTGGGCCCTGGACAACGAACGCCCCGCGCACCGCCGCGAGGTGCCCGGCTTCCACATCGACACCACCCCGGTCACCAACGGCGCCTACCTGCGCTTCATGGACGACGGCGGCTACGACGACCCCCGCTGGTGGCACCCCGCCGGCTGGGCACACATCCGCCGACACGGCATCCGCTCACCGCAGTTCTGGCACGGCGACGGCGGCCAGTGGCTGCGCCGCCGGTTCGGGGTGACGGAGCTGGTCCCGCCGGACGAGCCCGTCGTCCACGTCTGCTGGTACGAGGCCGACGCCTACGCCCGCTGGGCCGGACGCCGGCTGCCGACGGAGGCGGAGTGGGAGAAGGCCGCCCGCCACGACCCGGCGACAGGCACCTCCCGCCGCTACCCGTGGGGCGACGCCGACCCGGGGCCCCAGCACGCCAACCTGGGCCAGCGCCATCTGCGCCCGGCCCCGGCCGGCAGCTACCCGGCGGGCGAATCACCGCATGGCGTACGGCAGTTGATCGGCGACGTGTGGGAGTGGACGGCGAGCGACTTCCTCCCCTACCCGGGGTTCCAGGCGTTCCCGTACAAGGAGTACTCGGAGGTGTTCTACGGCCCCGAGCACAAAGTGCTGCGCGGCGGTTCGTTCGCGGTGGACCCGGTGGCCTGCCGGGGCACGTTCCGCAACTGGGACTACCCGATCCGCCGGCAGATCTTCTCCGGGTTCCGCACGGCCCGCTCGGAGGCCGTCTGA
- a CDS encoding SPFH domain-containing protein translates to MPMVIGVVAGVAVAAVLVLIGLFKMMWRVAEPNEALIISGSKHRTEGLEEGMGFRIVTGRGTLVLPGVQAVRKLSLDLNETELQVDCVTHQGIPLKVRGVVIFKVGDDFVSIANAARRFLDQQRLMSERVHNVFAGHLRSIVGGLTVEDMIRDREKLTGQTRAACGTEMEKLGLIVDSLQIHEIEDPTGYIQNLAMPHAAAVQRDARIAQAEANRLATEAEQQAAARMSEATRDSEILQAGYQAERDHAAAKARQAGPLAEAAARQEVVVQETRVAELEAHRREQQLQADVRKPADAQAYEKRTLAEAERDARISAAQAKAKETELAAAAEASRVKQAAGAEAEATKTRGAASAAATRATGEAEAAAAQAKGLATAEATRAQGLAEAEAIKARAAALADNQEAVVAQQLAEKWPEIVQAGASAFGNVDNMVLLNGADGMGELFAKALTMGGTGLGLARQLLATMAPGEAPSTANGAGGKGVGGAGAGSAGAGAGVLSGTGPQKAGAASAPRKVTLDEE, encoded by the coding sequence ATGCCGATGGTCATCGGCGTCGTCGCGGGGGTGGCGGTCGCCGCCGTCCTCGTGCTGATCGGTTTGTTCAAGATGATGTGGCGGGTCGCGGAGCCCAACGAGGCGCTGATCATCTCGGGTTCGAAACACCGGACCGAGGGCCTTGAGGAGGGCATGGGGTTCCGGATCGTCACGGGGCGCGGCACGCTGGTGCTGCCCGGGGTGCAGGCGGTGCGCAAGCTGTCGCTGGACCTCAACGAGACCGAGTTGCAGGTGGATTGCGTCACGCACCAGGGAATTCCCCTGAAGGTGCGGGGAGTTGTCATCTTCAAGGTGGGTGACGACTTCGTGTCGATCGCCAACGCGGCCCGCCGGTTCCTGGATCAGCAGCGGCTGATGTCGGAGCGGGTGCACAACGTGTTCGCCGGTCATCTGCGGTCCATCGTCGGCGGGTTGACCGTCGAGGACATGATCCGCGACCGGGAGAAGCTGACCGGGCAGACGCGGGCGGCGTGCGGGACGGAGATGGAGAAGCTGGGACTGATCGTCGACTCGCTCCAGATCCACGAGATCGAGGATCCCACCGGCTACATCCAGAACCTCGCGATGCCGCACGCGGCGGCCGTCCAGCGCGACGCGCGCATCGCCCAGGCCGAGGCCAACCGGCTCGCCACGGAGGCGGAGCAGCAGGCCGCCGCCCGGATGTCGGAGGCGACCCGCGACAGCGAGATCCTCCAGGCCGGCTACCAGGCCGAGCGCGACCACGCGGCGGCCAAGGCCCGTCAGGCGGGGCCGCTCGCCGAGGCCGCCGCCCGGCAGGAGGTCGTCGTCCAGGAGACCCGCGTCGCCGAACTGGAGGCGCACCGGCGGGAACAGCAGCTCCAGGCGGACGTCCGCAAGCCGGCCGACGCCCAGGCGTACGAGAAGCGCACCCTCGCCGAGGCCGAGCGCGACGCCCGGATCTCGGCGGCGCAGGCCAAGGCGAAGGAGACCGAACTCGCCGCCGCCGCGGAGGCGTCCCGCGTCAAGCAGGCGGCCGGCGCGGAGGCCGAGGCGACGAAGACGCGCGGCGCCGCGTCGGCGGCGGCCACCCGCGCGACCGGCGAGGCCGAGGCCGCCGCCGCGCAGGCCAAGGGGCTCGCGACGGCCGAGGCGACCCGTGCGCAGGGGCTCGCCGAGGCCGAGGCCATCAAGGCGCGGGCCGCCGCCCTCGCCGACAACCAGGAAGCCGTCGTCGCCCAGCAACTCGCCGAGAAATGGCCCGAGATCGTCCAGGCGGGGGCGTCCGCCTTCGGCAACGTCGACAACATGGTGCTGCTCAACGGGGCCGACGGGATGGGCGAGTTGTTCGCCAAGGCGCTGACCATGGGCGGGACCGGGCTGGGGCTGGCCCGGCAGTTGCTGGCGACGATGGCCCCGGGCGAGGCGCCGTCGACGGCGAACGGGGCCGGGGGCAAGGGAGTTGGGGGTGCCGGGGCTGGATCCGCCGGTGCCGGGGCCGGGGTTCTGTCGGGGACCGGCCCGCAGAAAGCGGGCGCCGCTTCGGCCCCGCGGAAAGTGACGCTGGACGAGGAGTAG
- a CDS encoding glycoside hydrolase family 43 protein, with product MTPHPHTPAPSRRSLLRALAVVPAAALVLGETPGLLGTALAAAPAAGSATRYTIVPFLNSNDGTVNVYTSDDGTDFRLTKSSAYTPPSNRIRDASVFKHTDGFYYLTYTTHTWQDVSTTIGFARSSDRVNWTFLYDYQVPIANLSRAWAPEWFVDSDGSVNVIVSCSLTSDEWIFTPYRLRATNAALTAWSSPVALAGIGANHIDTYIVKLGSTYHAFTKNETTKYIEYATATSLNGPYTIRETGDWAGWGSYREGPSVIQLDNGAWRIYFDGYGDNTYYYSDSYDTFATWSAPKALPGISGTARHFTVIKETVSGGPSIARNTTRSFQSVNYPTRYWEQQSALLNLPVITGSSATADKRAATFTVVPGLADANAYSFRDASGNYLRHWDFRGRFDAGDNTTTFARDATFTARTGTTSGSVRFESYNYPGHYLRHYNYQLRVEPSDGTDVFRQDSSFVPVTAWA from the coding sequence ATGACCCCACACCCCCACACCCCGGCCCCGTCCCGCCGCAGCCTGCTGCGCGCACTCGCCGTGGTCCCCGCCGCCGCCCTGGTCCTCGGCGAGACCCCGGGCCTGCTCGGCACCGCCCTCGCCGCCGCGCCCGCCGCGGGCTCCGCCACCAGATACACCATCGTCCCGTTCCTGAACAGCAACGACGGCACGGTGAACGTCTACACCTCGGACGACGGCACCGACTTCCGCCTCACGAAGTCCTCCGCGTACACGCCGCCGAGCAACCGGATCCGCGACGCGAGCGTCTTCAAGCACACGGACGGCTTCTACTACCTCACGTACACGACGCACACCTGGCAGGACGTCAGCACCACGATCGGCTTCGCCCGCAGCTCCGACCGGGTCAACTGGACGTTCCTGTACGACTACCAGGTCCCGATCGCGAACCTCTCCCGCGCCTGGGCCCCCGAGTGGTTCGTCGACAGCGACGGCAGCGTCAACGTCATCGTGTCCTGCTCCCTCACCAGCGACGAGTGGATCTTCACCCCGTACCGGCTGCGCGCCACCAACGCGGCGCTGACCGCCTGGAGTTCACCGGTCGCCCTGGCGGGGATCGGCGCCAACCACATCGACACGTACATCGTGAAACTCGGCTCGACCTACCACGCGTTCACGAAGAACGAGACGACCAAGTACATCGAGTACGCGACGGCGACCTCCCTCAACGGCCCCTACACGATCCGCGAGACCGGCGACTGGGCGGGCTGGGGCAGCTACCGCGAGGGCCCCTCCGTCATCCAGCTCGACAACGGCGCCTGGCGGATCTACTTCGACGGCTACGGCGACAACACCTACTACTACAGCGACAGCTACGACACCTTCGCCACCTGGTCCGCCCCCAAGGCCCTGCCCGGCATCTCCGGCACCGCCCGCCACTTCACGGTCATCAAGGAGACCGTCTCCGGCGGCCCCAGCATCGCCAGGAACACCACCCGCTCCTTCCAGTCCGTCAACTACCCCACCCGGTACTGGGAACAGCAGTCCGCCCTGCTCAACCTCCCCGTGATCACCGGCTCCAGCGCGACCGCCGACAAACGCGCCGCCACCTTCACGGTCGTGCCCGGCCTCGCCGACGCCAACGCCTACTCCTTCCGCGACGCCTCCGGCAACTACCTGCGCCACTGGGACTTCCGCGGCCGCTTCGACGCAGGCGACAACACCACCACCTTCGCCCGCGACGCCACCTTCACCGCCCGCACCGGCACCACCTCCGGCTCCGTCCGCTTCGAGTCCTACAACTACCCCGGCCACTACCTCCGCCATTACAACTACCAGCTCCGGGTGGAGCCTTCCGACGGCACGGACGTCTTCCGCCAGGACAGCTCCTTCGTGCCGGTGACGGCCTGGGCCTGA
- a CDS encoding NlpC/P60 family protein, which yields MGFVSDVVRRTRHGLVLLLGLLLCTGFTVGVTASPARAADVPCQLYATAPNRLADLAVKAACAEVAAGTMYTWGGGHGARPGKTYGYFDGQDEASRHDDTVLGFDCSGFVRYAWSQAVGYDIVGSGATGNEVKVLTSPTAHNTVIYGPGGLEPGDIVFFGDKHWYGDSIEHVAISLGGDRIAEAAQSGTPLHARVLNADKFVMAIRINPDTVGQPGPDPSASGPVHSTWGTWIRLGEQPVHGARVVAVLDGPTQVKVNCQQRGDSITAEGTTNDWWSYLPEYRGWITNIYLQGPAVLPDVPECGTGRDLSGVSGTPSGGDFSVWASDVNVRAGASLDGSPVATIATPRSVRISCQAHGGVVQAEGYVNDVWSYLPDYQGWVSNIYLQGPAVLPVPECGSASGTPAPATTCTDGTDPTGSDARTPAGRSVEIQGRLIELRYSDSTECGWGRISRGGVGDHIWVDRSADGGAHWESQLGHTTITDGQDVHTVQWRDSGVVMRACGSVAGQPDVVCTTWF from the coding sequence ATGGGTTTCGTGAGCGACGTCGTGCGAAGAACCCGGCACGGGCTGGTTCTCCTGCTGGGCCTGCTGCTGTGCACCGGCTTCACGGTGGGCGTGACGGCGTCCCCGGCGCGGGCCGCCGACGTGCCGTGCCAGTTGTACGCGACGGCCCCGAACCGGCTGGCCGACCTCGCGGTCAAGGCGGCCTGCGCGGAGGTCGCCGCCGGCACGATGTACACCTGGGGCGGCGGCCACGGCGCGCGGCCGGGCAAGACGTACGGGTACTTCGACGGCCAGGACGAGGCGTCCCGGCACGACGACACCGTGCTGGGCTTCGACTGCTCCGGCTTCGTCCGGTACGCCTGGTCGCAGGCCGTGGGCTACGACATCGTCGGCAGCGGCGCCACCGGCAACGAGGTCAAGGTGCTGACCTCGCCCACGGCCCACAACACCGTGATCTACGGCCCCGGCGGGCTCGAACCGGGGGACATCGTGTTCTTCGGCGACAAGCACTGGTACGGCGACTCCATCGAGCACGTCGCCATCTCCCTGGGCGGCGACCGGATCGCCGAGGCCGCCCAGTCGGGCACGCCGCTGCACGCCCGGGTGCTGAACGCGGACAAGTTCGTCATGGCGATCCGGATCAACCCGGACACCGTCGGGCAGCCGGGCCCGGACCCGAGCGCGTCGGGGCCCGTGCACAGCACCTGGGGCACCTGGATCCGGCTCGGCGAGCAGCCGGTGCACGGCGCCCGGGTGGTCGCGGTGCTGGACGGCCCGACGCAGGTCAAGGTGAACTGCCAGCAGCGCGGGGACAGCATCACCGCCGAGGGCACCACCAACGACTGGTGGTCCTACCTGCCCGAGTACCGGGGGTGGATCACCAACATCTACCTCCAAGGGCCGGCCGTGCTGCCGGACGTCCCCGAGTGCGGAACCGGCCGTGACCTCAGCGGCGTGTCGGGCACCCCGTCCGGCGGCGACTTCAGCGTCTGGGCCTCGGACGTCAACGTCCGCGCCGGCGCCTCTCTCGACGGGAGCCCGGTGGCGACCATCGCGACGCCCCGCTCGGTGCGGATCTCCTGCCAGGCCCACGGCGGGGTCGTCCAGGCCGAGGGGTACGTCAACGACGTCTGGTCCTACCTGCCGGACTACCAGGGCTGGGTGAGCAACATCTACCTCCAGGGGCCGGCCGTGCTGCCGGTGCCCGAGTGCGGTTCCGCGAGCGGTACCCCGGCTCCGGCGACCACCTGCACGGACGGCACCGATCCGACCGGGTCGGACGCGCGGACCCCGGCGGGCCGGTCGGTGGAGATCCAGGGCCGGCTGATCGAGCTGCGCTACAGCGACTCCACCGAGTGCGGCTGGGGCCGGATCAGCCGGGGCGGCGTCGGCGACCACATCTGGGTGGACCGCAGTGCGGACGGCGGCGCGCACTGGGAGTCGCAACTGGGCCACACCACCATCACCGACGGCCAGGACGTCCACACCGTCCAGTGGCGCGACTCGGGCGTGGTCATGCGGGCCTGCGGCAGCGTGGCCGGGCAGCCCGACGTGGTCTGCACCACCTGGTTCTGA
- a CDS encoding lipase family protein: MKVLRTAAAVLTACTAWTTAAGAQPAVAHAPLAASRAGEAFYEPPATLPAHNGDVIRTERSVFHLDPLKVVKADADVQRIMYRTTDRTGTPVAVTGTLLTPNAAYPAPRPLVTFAPGTQGLADKCAPSRQLADGTEYEGLPVKHLLDQGWTVVVTDYQGSGTPGVHTYMDREAQGRAVLDSLRAAQRLRKTAGPVALYGYSQGGGATASAAELAPAYAPELKIEGAVVGAAPADLDAVAAGLDGSAYGAFFNYSLSGLGASYGIDIDAYLNARGKRVTADLRDNQCTTQALAKYPFLTSRFLTADGRPLTERLKYAPWKAIVADQRLGTRKPGMPVLLSHSRLDDVVPHRVGQRLAADWCKLGAVVKFSTNHVPGHIVAAAATGNEGAPWLRDRFAGKTAPNTC, from the coding sequence GTGAAGGTCCTGCGCACGGCAGCCGCTGTCCTGACCGCCTGCACCGCCTGGACGACGGCCGCAGGCGCCCAACCGGCCGTCGCCCACGCGCCGTTGGCCGCGAGCAGGGCCGGGGAGGCGTTCTACGAACCGCCCGCCACCCTGCCCGCGCACAACGGCGACGTGATCCGCACCGAACGCTCCGTCTTCCATCTGGACCCGCTCAAAGTGGTCAAGGCCGACGCGGACGTCCAGCGGATCATGTACCGCACGACCGACCGCACCGGCACCCCCGTCGCCGTCACCGGCACCCTCCTCACCCCGAACGCCGCGTACCCCGCCCCTCGCCCGCTCGTCACGTTCGCCCCCGGCACCCAGGGCCTGGCCGACAAGTGCGCCCCGTCCCGCCAACTGGCCGATGGCACCGAGTACGAGGGACTGCCGGTCAAGCACCTCCTCGACCAGGGCTGGACCGTGGTCGTCACCGACTACCAGGGCTCGGGCACGCCCGGCGTCCACACCTACATGGACCGCGAGGCCCAGGGCCGTGCCGTCCTCGACTCGCTCCGGGCGGCCCAGCGGCTGCGGAAGACCGCCGGACCCGTCGCCCTCTACGGCTACTCCCAGGGCGGCGGCGCCACGGCCTCCGCCGCCGAACTCGCCCCCGCCTACGCGCCGGAGCTGAAGATCGAGGGCGCCGTCGTCGGCGCCGCGCCCGCCGACCTCGACGCGGTGGCGGCCGGCCTCGACGGCTCCGCGTACGGCGCGTTCTTCAACTACTCCCTCTCCGGGCTCGGCGCCTCCTACGGCATCGACATCGACGCCTACCTCAACGCACGAGGGAAGCGGGTGACGGCCGACCTGCGCGACAACCAGTGCACGACGCAGGCCCTCGCCAAGTACCCGTTCCTCACCTCCCGGTTCCTCACCGCGGACGGCCGTCCCCTCACCGAGCGGCTGAAGTACGCGCCCTGGAAGGCGATCGTGGCCGACCAGCGGCTCGGCACGCGCAAGCCGGGCATGCCCGTCCTGCTGTCGCACAGCCGCCTCGACGACGTCGTCCCCCATCGGGTGGGGCAGCGACTTGCCGCCGACTGGTGCAAGTTGGGTGCCGTCGTGAAGTTCAGCACCAACCACGTTCCCGGTCACATCGTCGCCGCCGCCGCGACCGGCAACGAGGGCGCGCCCTGGCTGCGGGACCGCTTCGCGGGGAAGACCGCGCCGAACACCTGCTGA
- a CDS encoding type II toxin-antitoxin system PemK/MazF family toxin yields the protein MSTFTEDDVPGRFGPAATTEADPRSVGRVRTEYAPEHDGDPDPGEIVWTWVPFEENDGRGKDRPVLVVAREPRGTLLAVQLSSKRHDGDREWVPIGNGPWDKSGRDSWVDVDRVLRLHEAGMRREACALDRGRFNLVRQRLHERYGWT from the coding sequence GTGAGCACGTTCACCGAAGACGACGTCCCGGGCCGGTTCGGGCCCGCCGCCACCACTGAGGCCGACCCCCGAAGCGTCGGCCGGGTCCGCACCGAGTACGCCCCCGAGCACGACGGGGACCCCGATCCCGGGGAGATCGTGTGGACCTGGGTGCCGTTCGAGGAGAACGACGGCCGGGGCAAGGACCGTCCGGTTCTCGTCGTCGCCCGGGAACCCCGGGGCACTCTCCTGGCCGTCCAGCTCTCCAGCAAGCGGCACGACGGGGACCGCGAGTGGGTGCCGATCGGCAACGGCCCCTGGGACAAGTCGGGCCGCGATTCGTGGGTGGACGTGGACCGGGTGCTGCGGCTGCACGAGGCGGGCATGCGCAGGGAGGCGTGCGCGCTCGACCGGGGCCGGTTCAACCTGGTGCGGCAGCGGCTGCACGAGAGGTACGGCTGGACGTAG